One genomic region from Ovis canadensis isolate MfBH-ARS-UI-01 breed Bighorn chromosome 24, ARS-UI_OviCan_v2, whole genome shotgun sequence encodes:
- the FBXL18 gene encoding F-box/LRR-repeat protein 18: protein MASSGEDTCDDSDAPPAAAPVADSTHLLGFSDEILLHILSHVPSTDLVLNVRRTCRKLAALCLDKSLTHTVLLQKDYEASEDKVKRLVKEIGRDVQQLSMAGCYWLSGATVEHVVRCRGLVRVNLSGCPLTSLRLSKVLSALPHLRSLAIDVSPGFDASQLSGECKATLSRVRELKQTLYTPSYGVVPCCTSLEKLLLYFEILDRTREGAVLSGQLMVGQSNVPHYQHLRVFYARLAPGYINQEVVRLYLAVLSDRTPENLHAFLISVPGSFAESGATRNLLESMARNVALDALQLPKSWLNGSALLQHMKFSSPFYFSFSRCALSGGHLLQRVIDGGRDLRSLAGLNLSGCAHCLAPDCLLRKAEDDIDPAILEALVAACPNLRHLNLSAAHHHSPEGPGQHLCQLLARLPRLRSLSLPVCAVADSPPRADRAPVPPAMRAVPRGFGKKVRIGVPSVPFPGPAGPQPSSVFWSLLKNVPFLDRLELIGSNFSSAMPRNEPAIRNSLPPCSRAQSVGDAEVAAIGQLAFLRHLTLAQLPSILTGSGLVSIGLQCQQLQSLSLAHLGLMGKVVYMSGLSDMLKHCKRLKDLRLEQPYFSANAQFFQALSQCSALQRLCLVSRSGTLQPEAVLAFMARCLRVVVCHLFTGESLSTCRSLQQALLRSFQAERPALNVVVFPLLHEGLTDVIRDVPMVHLDEVTLFKSRVAEEPPNLWW from the exons GACACGTGCGATGACAGCGACGCACCCCCCGCGGCAGCCCCGGTGGCAGACAGCACCCACCTGCTGGGCTTCTCCGACGAGATCCTCCTGCACATCCTGAGCCACGTGCCCAGCACGGACCTGGTTCTGAACGTCCGGCGCACCTGCCGGAAGCTCGCAGCGCTGTGCTTGGACAAGAGCCTCACCCACACGGTGCTGCTGCAGAAGGACTATGAG GCCAGTGAGGACAAGGTGAAGCGGCTGGTGAAGGAGATCGGCCGGGACGTGCAGCAGCTCAGCATGGCCGGCTGCTACTGGCTGTCGGGCGCCACGGTGGAGCACGTGGTGCGCTGCCGCGGCCTGGTGCGCGTCAACCTGTCGGGCTGCCCCCTGACCTCCCTGCGCCTCTCCAAGGTGCTGTCGGCCCTGCCACACCTGCGCTCCCTGGCCATCGACGTGAGCCCCGGCTTCGATGCCAGCCAGCTGAGCGGCGAATGCAAGGCGACGCTGAGCCGCGTGCGGGAGCTCAAGCAGACACTGTACACGCCCTCGTACGGCGTGGTGCCCTGCTGCACCAGCCTCGAGAAGCTGCTGCTGTATTTCGAGATCCTGGACCGCACGCGGGAGGGCGCCGTGCTCTCGGGCCAGCTCATGGTGGGCCAGAGCAACGTGCCGCACTACCAGCACCTGCGCGTCTTCTACGCCCGCCTGGCCCCAGGCTACATCAACCAGGAGGTGGTGCGCCTCTACCTGGCTGTGCTCAGCGACCGCACGCCCGAGAACCTCCACGCCTTCCTCATCTCCGTGCCCGGCAGCTTCGCCGAGAGTGGGGCCACCCGGAACCTGCTGGAGTCCATGGCCCGCAATGTGGCGCTGGACGCCCTGCAGCTGCCCAAGTCCTGGCTCAACGGCTCGGCCCTCCTGCAGCACATGAAGTTCAGCAGCCCCTTCTACTTCAGCTTCAGCCGCTGCGCACTGTCCGGCGGCCACCTCCTGCAGCGCGTCATCGACGGCGGCAGGGACCTGCGCAGCCTGGCAGGCCTGAACCTCAGCGGCTGTGCGCACTGCCTGGCGCCTGACTGCCTGCTCCGCAAGGCAGAGGACGACATCGACCCCGCCATCCTAGAGGCGCTGGTGGCGGCCTGCCCCAACCTACGGCACCTCAACCTCTCAGCCGCCCACCACCACAGCCCCGAGGGCCCCGGCCAGCACCTGTGCCAGCTGCTGGCTCGGCTGCCCCGCCTGCGCTCCCTGTCGCTGCCCGTCTGCGCCGTGGCCGACTCCCCGCCACGGGCTGACCGCGCGCCTGTCCCGCCCGCCATGCGTGCGGTGCCCCGCGGCTTCGGCAAGAAGGTCCGCATCGGCGTGCCATCCGTCCCCTTTCCTGGGCCGGCAGGCCCCCAGCCGTCCTCGGTGTTCTGGTCGCTGCTGAAAAACGTGCCCTTTCTGGACCGCCTCGAGCTGATCGGCTCCAACTTCTCGTCCGCCATGCCGCGCAATGAGCCTGCCATCCGCaactccctgcctccctgcagcCGGGCGCAGAGTGTCGGGGACGCGGAGGTGGCTGCCATCGGCCAGCTGGCCTTCCTGAGGCACCTGACGCTGGCCCAGCTGCCCAGCATCCTGACGGGCTCGGGGCTGGTGAGCATCGGCCTGCAGTGCCAGCAGCTCCAGTCGCTCTCGCTGGCCCACCTGGGCTTGATGGGCAAGGTGGTCTACATGTCTGGCCTCTCGGACATGCTGAAGCACTGCAAGCGGCTGAAGGACCTCAG GTTGGAGCAGCCCTACTTCAGCGCCAACGCCCAGTTCTTCCAGGCGCTGAGCCAGTGCTCCGCGCTGCAGCGCCTCTGCCTGGTGTCGCGCAGCGGGACGCTGCAGCCCGAGGCCGTGCTGGCCTTCATGGCGCGCTGCCTGCGCGTGGTGGTATGCCATCTGTTCACCGGCGAATCGCTCAGCACCTGCCGCAGCCTGCAGCAGGCCCTCCTCCGCAG